A stretch of the Bacillus licheniformis DSM 13 = ATCC 14580 genome encodes the following:
- a CDS encoding YajQ family cyclic di-GMP-binding protein gives MAKESSFDIVSKVELPEVQNAIQTALKEIGTRYDFKGSKSSITLEGDELVLVSDDEFKMNQLKDVLVGKLIKRNVPTKNIEYSKLENASGGTVRQRGKLVQGIDKENAKKINNLIKKSGLKVKSQVQDDQVRVTGKNKDDLQQIIAMVREADLPIDVQFINFR, from the coding sequence ATGGCGAAAGAAAGCTCATTTGATATCGTCTCAAAGGTTGAACTGCCTGAAGTTCAAAACGCAATCCAGACCGCTCTCAAGGAAATCGGCACACGCTATGATTTCAAAGGGTCAAAAAGCAGCATCACACTCGAAGGAGACGAACTCGTTCTCGTATCAGACGACGAATTTAAAATGAACCAGTTGAAAGACGTACTTGTCGGCAAACTGATCAAGCGGAACGTCCCGACGAAAAACATCGAATACTCAAAGCTTGAGAACGCTTCAGGCGGCACGGTCAGACAGCGCGGAAAATTAGTTCAAGGCATCGACAAAGAAAACGCAAAAAAAATCAATAACCTTATAAAAAAATCGGGTCTGAAAGTTAAATCGCAAGTGCAGGACGATCAAGTCCGCGTAACCGGAAAAAATAAAGACGACCTTCAGCAAATCATCGCGATGGTGAGGGAAGCCGACCTGCCGATTGATGTTCAATTTATAAATTTTCGATAA
- a CDS encoding spore germination protein: MKHCCSVYIHRVSAGGVVNFGGAYKICPITMEKVVEGSGGPDVATAAAGFLDGALAPAVEEGTVTEDS; the protein is encoded by the coding sequence ATGAAACATTGCTGCTCAGTTTACATTCATCGCGTTTCGGCAGGAGGGGTCGTCAACTTCGGCGGTGCGTACAAAATTTGTCCGATCACAATGGAAAAAGTGGTCGAGGGATCTGGAGGCCCGGATGTCGCGACAGCTGCTGCCGGCTTTCTTGATGGAGCGCTTGCGCCGGCCGTTGAGGAAGGGACAGTCACCGAAGACAGCTGA
- a CDS encoding DegV family protein — MNVHLLADSAADLPKSFYDEHRISFIPLRVLLDEKEYDDLLTIQPLDVYEAMREGKAPKTSQPSLMLFKNAFSELANENKPALYIAFSSELSGTYQTAVMAANEVKEEFPDFDLRIIDSKCASLGYGLAVKHALKLATNGNTIQEIESSVKDFCEHLEHIFTVDDLTYLARGGRISKASAFVGGLLNIKPLLHVDDGKLVPLEKIRGKKKLLRRMIELMKERSVDLSGQTVGISHGDDEETAEEVKRMIEAEFQPEEIVVNMIGSAVGAHAGPGTLAVFFPGKDKR, encoded by the coding sequence ATGAACGTTCACCTTTTAGCAGACAGCGCGGCAGATTTGCCGAAATCTTTTTATGATGAACATCGCATCTCATTTATTCCGTTAAGGGTGCTGCTTGATGAAAAAGAATACGATGATCTTCTGACGATTCAGCCTCTGGACGTTTATGAAGCGATGCGCGAAGGCAAAGCGCCGAAAACGTCCCAGCCGTCTCTGATGCTGTTCAAGAACGCATTCAGCGAGCTGGCCAACGAAAATAAACCCGCTCTCTATATCGCCTTTTCCTCAGAGCTGTCCGGAACATACCAGACGGCTGTGATGGCGGCAAACGAAGTCAAGGAGGAGTTCCCTGATTTCGACCTGCGGATCATCGACTCAAAATGCGCTTCATTAGGCTATGGGCTTGCTGTCAAGCACGCCCTCAAACTCGCAACTAACGGCAATACAATACAAGAAATCGAGTCGTCTGTAAAGGACTTTTGCGAACATCTTGAACATATTTTTACCGTTGATGACTTGACTTATTTGGCAAGAGGCGGAAGAATCAGCAAAGCATCGGCATTTGTCGGCGGGCTGTTGAATATTAAACCGCTTTTGCATGTTGATGACGGCAAGCTTGTCCCCCTTGAAAAAATCCGGGGCAAAAAGAAGCTGCTCAGACGGATGATCGAATTAATGAAGGAAAGAAGCGTCGATTTGAGCGGACAGACGGTCGGCATCAGCCACGGAGATGACGAAGAGACGGCCGAAGAAGTCAAACGGATGATCGAAGCCGAATTCCAGCCGGAGGAGATCGTCGTCAACATGATCGGTTCAGCGGTCGGCGCCCACGCCGGACCCGGAACATTGGCGGTCTTTTTTCCGGGGAAAGACAAAAGATAA
- a CDS encoding YitT family protein has product MVIAEAKKLFIVIIGALLNAIGLNLFLIPADVYASGFTGVAQLLSSALDQYSPIYFSTGTLLFILNIPVGILGWLKVGRSFTVYSILSVALTTVFLGMLPEASLSNDILLNAVFGGVIAAVGIGLTLKYGASTGGLDIIAMILAKWKDKPVGTYFFILNGAIILTAGLLNGWEKALYTLVTLYVTTRVIDAIHTRHAKLTVMIVTKKAEEIKEAIYGRMVRGITTVPAKGAFTNEQKEMMIIVITRYELYDLEKIINEVDPKAFTNVVQTTQVLGFFRKD; this is encoded by the coding sequence ATGGTCATAGCGGAAGCAAAAAAATTGTTCATTGTCATCATCGGCGCCTTGTTAAATGCCATCGGATTGAATCTGTTTCTGATTCCCGCCGATGTTTACGCCAGCGGCTTTACGGGGGTGGCGCAGCTTTTATCGAGCGCGCTTGACCAGTACAGCCCGATTTATTTTTCAACGGGGACGCTATTGTTTATTTTAAACATTCCCGTCGGGATTCTAGGGTGGCTCAAGGTCGGGCGCTCATTTACGGTCTACAGCATTTTGAGCGTGGCCTTGACGACGGTCTTTTTGGGGATGCTCCCTGAGGCGAGCCTGTCAAACGACATTTTGCTGAATGCCGTGTTCGGCGGGGTGATCGCCGCGGTCGGGATCGGCCTGACCCTTAAATACGGGGCTTCAACGGGCGGTTTGGATATTATTGCGATGATCCTGGCAAAGTGGAAAGACAAACCGGTCGGCACCTATTTCTTTATTTTAAACGGTGCGATTATTTTAACAGCAGGATTATTGAACGGATGGGAGAAAGCATTATATACGCTCGTTACACTATATGTGACAACCAGGGTGATTGATGCCATCCACACCCGCCACGCCAAGCTCACCGTTATGATTGTCACAAAGAAAGCGGAGGAGATCAAAGAAGCCATTTACGGGAGGATGGTCCGCGGAATTACAACCGTTCCGGCGAAAGGCGCCTTTACGAATGAACAGAAAGAAATGATGATCATTGTCATCACAAGGTATGAATTGTACGACTTGGAAAAAATCATTAATGAAGTTGATCCAAAAGCTTTCACAAACGTCGTACAGACAACACAGGTTTTAGGGTTTTTCCGCAAAGATTAA
- a CDS encoding BsuPI-related putative proteinase inhibitor, whose product MRLISMIVMLLFVSGCGQNGDQVPDKEVSGEVDNGSVTLTVEPVQKQGEIEFRMSVVNHTDDAAEFEFSSGQKFELIVSDKEGNERYRYSKGKMFTQAFQTMTLNPKESYDFTDVWKEVPEPGTYEVNVTFLGRSEQFATLRAGKTFEVK is encoded by the coding sequence ATGCGGCTGATTTCCATGATTGTGATGCTGCTGTTTGTCAGTGGATGCGGGCAAAACGGGGATCAAGTCCCCGATAAGGAGGTATCAGGGGAAGTGGATAACGGGAGTGTGACATTGACGGTTGAACCCGTCCAGAAGCAGGGAGAAATCGAATTTCGGATGTCGGTTGTAAACCATACGGATGATGCGGCAGAGTTTGAATTCAGCAGCGGACAGAAATTTGAGCTGATCGTCAGCGACAAAGAAGGGAATGAAAGATACCGCTACTCGAAAGGAAAAATGTTTACACAGGCTTTCCAGACGATGACGCTCAATCCGAAAGAGTCCTACGATTTTACTGATGTATGGAAAGAGGTGCCTGAACCCGGCACATACGAAGTAAACGTGACATTTTTGGGGAGATCGGAACAGTTTGCAACTTTGAGGGCCGGCAAAACGTTTGAAGTGAAATAA
- the guaC gene encoding GMP reductase has translation MENVFDYEDIQLIPAKCIVKSRSECDTSVQFGGRTFKLPVVPANMQTIIDEKLAVSLAENGYFYVMHRFEPETRIDFIKDMKARGLFSSISVGVKDEEYAFIEELTRENLTPEYITIDIAHGHSNAVINMIQHIKKHLPDSFVIAGNVGTPEAVRELENAGADATKVGIGPGKVCITKIKTGFGTGGWQLAALRWCAKAASKPIIADGGIRTHGDIAKSVRFGATMVMIGSLFAGHEESPGATIEKDGKLYKEYFGSASEYQKGEKKNVEGKKMYVEHKGAIMDTLTEMEQDLQSSISYAGGNKLDAIRNVDYVIVKNSIFNGDQY, from the coding sequence TTGGAAAATGTATTTGATTACGAAGATATTCAACTAATTCCTGCAAAGTGCATCGTCAAGAGCCGTTCTGAATGTGATACATCCGTGCAGTTTGGCGGAAGGACATTTAAACTGCCTGTCGTGCCGGCCAATATGCAGACCATTATAGATGAAAAGCTGGCTGTTTCATTAGCGGAAAACGGTTACTTTTATGTGATGCACCGCTTTGAGCCGGAAACACGGATCGATTTTATTAAAGACATGAAGGCACGCGGTTTGTTTTCTTCAATCAGCGTCGGAGTCAAAGATGAAGAATACGCGTTTATCGAAGAGCTGACGAGAGAGAATCTCACACCCGAGTACATCACGATCGATATCGCCCACGGTCACTCAAACGCCGTCATCAATATGATTCAGCACATTAAAAAACATCTTCCGGACAGCTTTGTGATCGCAGGAAATGTCGGAACGCCTGAAGCTGTTAGAGAGCTTGAAAACGCCGGAGCCGACGCTACAAAAGTCGGCATCGGTCCCGGAAAAGTCTGCATTACAAAAATCAAAACCGGTTTTGGAACGGGCGGATGGCAGCTGGCTGCGCTGCGCTGGTGCGCAAAAGCGGCAAGCAAGCCGATCATTGCTGACGGCGGCATCCGCACCCACGGAGACATCGCCAAATCGGTCAGATTCGGGGCGACAATGGTCATGATCGGTTCGCTGTTTGCCGGACACGAAGAATCGCCTGGAGCAACGATCGAAAAAGACGGCAAGCTCTACAAAGAATATTTTGGTTCAGCTTCTGAGTACCAAAAAGGCGAAAAGAAAAATGTCGAAGGCAAAAAAATGTACGTGGAGCATAAAGGCGCGATCATGGATACGCTGACAGAAATGGAACAGGATCTGCAGTCGTCCATTTCTTATGCGGGAGGAAACAAGCTCGATGCGATCCGCAACGTAGACTATGTCATCGTTAAAAATTCTATTTTCAATGGGGATCAATATTAA
- a CDS encoding DUF3813 domain-containing protein produces MRNELFQMAKAAVHAAEASADSGEKAKAVARAKNALSSAYANSTDAERRQLHNLQEQLDQLS; encoded by the coding sequence ATGAGAAACGAACTGTTTCAAATGGCCAAAGCAGCCGTACATGCAGCTGAAGCTTCGGCGGATTCAGGCGAAAAGGCGAAAGCCGTTGCAAGAGCTAAAAACGCCCTTTCCTCGGCGTATGCCAATTCAACTGATGCCGAACGGCGACAGCTTCACAATCTTCAGGAGCAGCTAGATCAACTATCATAA
- a CDS encoding Cof-type HAD-IIB family hydrolase, with amino-acid sequence METKPYLIALDLDGTLLKDDKTISESSSEVIRKLREDGHYVCISTGRPFRASSMYYDQLQLDTPIVNFNGAFVHHPKDESWGRFHTSLDLEVVKQIIEVSETYNVHNILAEIVDDVYFHYHDEKLIDVFTMGSPNITVGDLRTNLGQDVTSVLIHAKEEDVPAIRSYLSDVHAEMVDHRRWAAPWHVIELIKSGINKAVGLEKITDYYGIPPERVIAFGDEDNDLEMLEFAGCGVAMGNGIEGVKSVANKVTKSNEEDGIAVFLKDYFAL; translated from the coding sequence ATGGAGACAAAACCATATTTAATTGCATTGGACTTAGACGGTACATTATTAAAAGACGACAAGACCATCTCGGAAAGCTCCAGCGAAGTCATCCGCAAGCTGCGGGAAGATGGACATTACGTGTGCATTTCTACGGGAAGACCGTTCAGAGCAAGCTCCATGTATTATGATCAGCTCCAGCTCGATACGCCGATCGTCAATTTCAACGGCGCGTTTGTCCATCACCCTAAAGATGAAAGCTGGGGACGCTTCCATACATCTCTTGATCTCGAGGTGGTCAAACAGATCATTGAAGTCAGCGAAACGTACAACGTACATAATATCCTTGCTGAAATTGTCGATGATGTTTATTTTCATTATCATGACGAAAAGCTGATTGATGTCTTTACGATGGGCAGCCCGAATATTACAGTCGGAGATTTAAGAACAAACCTCGGCCAGGATGTGACAAGCGTATTGATTCACGCAAAAGAAGAGGATGTTCCGGCGATCCGCTCCTATCTGTCAGACGTACACGCAGAGATGGTCGACCATAGAAGATGGGCGGCCCCGTGGCATGTAATCGAACTGATTAAAAGCGGCATCAATAAAGCGGTCGGCTTAGAGAAAATCACGGACTACTACGGAATCCCGCCTGAGCGGGTCATTGCCTTCGGCGATGAAGACAACGACCTTGAAATGCTTGAGTTCGCAGGCTGCGGAGTAGCGATGGGCAACGGCATCGAAGGGGTAAAAAGCGTTGCAAACAAGGTCACGAAATCGAATGAGGAAGACGGAATCGCAGTCTTTTTAAAGGATTACTTCGCTTTATAA
- a CDS encoding prolyl oligopeptidase family serine peptidase has product MIIIEKQHISNIPLLHIVKEEKKEKALPLVFFIHGFTSAKEHNLHFAYLLAEKGMRVILPEALYHGERNEQLTQEELAPRFWEIVTNEIKELEVLKNHFERENMIEKGRIGAAGTSMGGIVTLGALTQYEWITTAVSLMGSPAYVEFFDQQLAFMREKKIELPITEEQIDQQREELKRFDLSLQPDKLNMRPLLFWHGKQDGTVPFALTRRFYESIIPLYEARPDLLHFIEDERAGHKVSREGLLKTVEWFDAHL; this is encoded by the coding sequence GTGATCATAATCGAAAAGCAGCATATTTCAAACATTCCTCTTTTGCATATTGTAAAAGAGGAGAAAAAAGAGAAAGCTCTTCCTCTTGTTTTCTTCATACATGGTTTTACAAGCGCAAAAGAGCATAACCTTCACTTCGCATACCTGCTTGCCGAAAAAGGAATGCGCGTGATTCTGCCCGAGGCTCTCTATCACGGGGAAAGGAATGAACAGCTCACCCAGGAAGAGCTCGCCCCGAGATTTTGGGAGATCGTCACGAATGAAATCAAAGAGCTGGAAGTGCTGAAAAACCACTTTGAACGGGAAAACATGATTGAAAAGGGCCGCATCGGCGCCGCCGGAACATCGATGGGCGGCATTGTCACGCTCGGCGCTTTGACTCAATACGAATGGATTACAACTGCCGTCAGTTTAATGGGCAGTCCCGCCTATGTAGAATTTTTTGATCAGCAGCTCGCATTTATGCGTGAAAAGAAAATTGAACTTCCTATCACAGAAGAACAAATCGATCAGCAGCGCGAAGAACTGAAGCGTTTTGACTTGAGTCTGCAGCCGGACAAATTGAACATGAGGCCGCTTTTATTTTGGCACGGCAAACAGGACGGCACCGTTCCATTTGCTTTAACGCGCCGCTTCTATGAATCGATTATTCCACTGTATGAAGCTCGGCCTGATTTGCTGCATTTTATCGAAGATGAGCGGGCCGGACATAAAGTATCGAGGGAAGGCCTTTTGAAAACAGTCGAATGGTTTGACGCGCACTTGTAA
- a CDS encoding metal-sulfur cluster assembly factor yields the protein MDEALKENIMGALEQVVDPELGVDIVNLGLVYDVDMDENGKTDVTMTLTSMGCPLAPIIVDEVKKALADIPEVKEVDVHIVWNPPWTRDKMSRYAKIALGIQ from the coding sequence GTGGATGAAGCATTAAAAGAAAACATCATGGGCGCCCTTGAACAGGTCGTTGACCCTGAATTGGGCGTCGATATCGTCAATCTCGGCCTTGTATACGACGTAGATATGGATGAGAACGGCAAAACAGACGTGACCATGACTTTGACTTCAATGGGCTGTCCGCTGGCGCCGATCATCGTAGATGAAGTCAAAAAAGCGCTCGCAGATATTCCGGAAGTCAAGGAAGTTGACGTTCATATCGTCTGGAATCCGCCTTGGACAAGGGACAAAATGTCGCGATATGCGAAAATCGCACTTGGTATACAATAA
- the argC gene encoding N-acetyl-gamma-glutamyl-phosphate reductase: protein MKIGIIGATGYGGAEIMRIMRTHPYADECILYSSSDEGARYDAAYPHLVKLTDQHLQPIEVKRIANEIDFLFMAAPPGISSRLTPQFDAYDIPIIDLSGDLRIQNPSVYEKWYKREAAPEHVLQKAVYGLSELNREDIKTAQYIANPGCFPTAVLLGLAPLVKSGSINESFVIIDAKTGVSGAGRKPSMGTHFSEVNDNFKIYKVNEHQHTPEIEQTVKQWNSAFKPITFSTHLVPMTRGIMATIYTELKDSMDAEQLQLIFSKFYKDSYFVRVRETGSFPATKEVYGSNFCDIGVTVDERTNRVTIVSVIDNLMKGAAGQAVQNFNIMNGLSETAGLEFTPIYP from the coding sequence TTGAAAATAGGTATTATAGGTGCTACTGGCTATGGAGGGGCAGAAATCATGAGGATTATGAGGACTCACCCTTATGCAGATGAATGCATATTGTATTCATCGAGTGATGAGGGAGCCCGCTATGACGCCGCATACCCGCACCTTGTGAAACTGACAGATCAACACCTGCAACCGATCGAGGTTAAGAGGATTGCGAATGAAATCGATTTTTTATTTATGGCAGCGCCTCCGGGGATATCCAGCCGGCTGACGCCACAGTTTGATGCATATGACATACCCATCATTGATCTGTCCGGCGATCTCAGGATACAGAACCCAAGCGTCTATGAAAAGTGGTATAAAAGGGAAGCCGCGCCTGAACACGTGCTTCAAAAAGCGGTATACGGACTGTCTGAGCTGAATCGGGAAGACATTAAAACGGCGCAGTATATAGCCAATCCAGGATGTTTTCCGACAGCGGTTCTTCTCGGCTTGGCGCCGCTCGTCAAAAGCGGCAGCATCAACGAATCTTTTGTCATCATCGATGCAAAAACAGGGGTATCGGGGGCAGGCAGAAAGCCGTCGATGGGCACTCATTTTTCAGAGGTCAATGACAATTTTAAAATATACAAGGTAAACGAACACCAGCACACGCCTGAAATCGAGCAGACTGTCAAACAGTGGAACTCCGCATTTAAACCGATCACATTCAGCACGCATTTAGTTCCAATGACAAGAGGCATTATGGCGACCATCTACACAGAGCTGAAAGACAGCATGGATGCCGAACAGCTGCAGCTTATTTTTTCTAAATTTTATAAAGATTCATACTTTGTCAGAGTGAGAGAAACGGGTTCGTTCCCTGCCACAAAAGAGGTGTACGGCAGCAATTTTTGCGATATCGGCGTTACCGTCGATGAACGGACGAACAGAGTGACAATCGTGTCAGTGATCGATAACTTGATGAAGGGAGCCGCGGGTCAAGCGGTTCAAAACTTCAACATTATGAACGGCTTGAGCGAAACCGCCGGGCTTGAATTTACGCCAATTTATCCATAA
- the argJ gene encoding bifunctional ornithine acetyltransferase/N-acetylglutamate synthase produces MIQVSQDSIKKTDGSVASPKGYLAKGVHCGLRYSKKDLGIIISSRPAVSAAVYTQSHFQAAPIKVTQESLKKSAHLQAVIVNSANANACTGEQGLKDAYEMRRQSADMLGIEPDLVAVSSTGVIGEYLNMENITKGISLLAETEPAEGDFEEAILTTDTVIKQTCYELMIGGQKVTIGGAAKGSGMIHPNMATMLGFVTTDACIEESALQRALREITDVSFNQITVDGDTSTNDMVLVMANGCAGNERLHEEHEDWPVFKKGLQLVCTDLAKQIARDGEGATKLIEVEVNGAKSNLEAQIIAKKIVGSNLVKTAVYGTDANWGRIVVAIGDSMAAVTPEKVEIRLGGQCLFKNNEPQPFSEELAKTYLENSEVKIEVFMQEGEGKGTAWGCDLTYEYVKINASYRT; encoded by the coding sequence ATGATTCAGGTGAGTCAAGACAGCATAAAAAAAACAGACGGAAGCGTCGCTTCGCCTAAGGGCTATCTTGCAAAAGGGGTCCACTGCGGCCTCCGCTATTCAAAAAAGGATCTTGGGATCATCATCAGCTCAAGACCGGCGGTGAGCGCCGCCGTTTATACCCAAAGCCACTTTCAGGCTGCGCCGATCAAGGTGACGCAGGAAAGCCTCAAAAAAAGCGCGCATCTCCAAGCCGTCATCGTCAACAGCGCCAATGCCAACGCATGCACGGGAGAGCAGGGCTTAAAAGATGCTTATGAAATGCGCCGTCAAAGCGCTGATATGCTCGGGATCGAGCCGGATCTGGTGGCCGTGTCCTCAACCGGCGTCATCGGCGAATACCTCAATATGGAAAACATCACAAAAGGCATCAGCCTTCTCGCCGAGACAGAGCCTGCCGAAGGCGATTTCGAAGAAGCGATCTTAACGACGGACACCGTGATCAAACAAACGTGCTATGAACTGATGATCGGCGGCCAAAAAGTGACGATCGGCGGAGCGGCCAAGGGGTCGGGAATGATCCACCCGAATATGGCGACGATGCTCGGCTTTGTCACAACAGATGCATGCATCGAAGAAAGCGCGCTGCAAAGGGCTTTAAGGGAAATCACGGACGTTTCGTTCAACCAGATAACGGTCGACGGCGATACATCGACGAACGATATGGTGCTCGTCATGGCGAACGGATGCGCCGGAAATGAGCGCCTCCATGAAGAACACGAAGATTGGCCGGTTTTCAAAAAAGGCCTGCAGCTTGTCTGCACAGACCTCGCCAAACAAATCGCAAGAGACGGGGAAGGGGCGACAAAGCTGATCGAGGTTGAAGTGAACGGCGCGAAAAGCAATCTTGAAGCGCAAATCATCGCCAAAAAAATCGTCGGCTCAAACCTTGTAAAAACCGCGGTTTACGGAACGGATGCGAACTGGGGCAGAATCGTTGTCGCAATCGGGGACAGCATGGCTGCTGTGACACCGGAGAAGGTGGAAATCCGCCTGGGCGGCCAATGCCTATTTAAAAACAACGAACCCCAGCCGTTTTCGGAAGAGCTGGCCAAAACATATTTAGAAAACAGCGAAGTGAAAATCGAGGTTTTCATGCAGGAAGGTGAAGGAAAGGGTACGGCTTGGGGCTGCGATTTAACTTATGAATACGTCAAAATCAATGCGAGCTATCGTACGTAA
- the argB gene encoding acetylglutamate kinase — MGKTIVFKCGGSVIRELSDEFFQNLKDLTESGWKIALVHGGGPDITKMLKKLNIRTEFVNGQRKTTKAVLEVAEMVLSGSINKFFVAELTKHGLPAVGVSGKDGGLLLADYLNEKEYGQVGRIKKVNGQMAEALMEKGFIPVIAPLSMTDGCETLNVNADLAASAVAAALRADKLMFVTDVKGIMKNEEMLKELTPEDIESLIAEGVISGGMIPKVHSAKEALTDEVEEVMIVSGKGSFLTKDDFIGTKIIKQKEAVS; from the coding sequence ATGGGTAAAACAATCGTTTTTAAATGCGGCGGAAGCGTCATCCGCGAACTCTCGGACGAATTTTTTCAAAACCTGAAAGATCTGACTGAAAGCGGCTGGAAAATCGCGCTCGTGCACGGGGGTGGACCCGATATTACAAAGATGCTGAAGAAGCTCAATATTCGAACCGAATTCGTCAACGGACAGCGCAAGACGACAAAAGCGGTTCTTGAAGTCGCTGAAATGGTCCTGTCCGGTTCGATCAACAAATTTTTCGTTGCTGAGCTGACAAAGCACGGGCTTCCGGCTGTCGGCGTATCGGGAAAAGACGGGGGACTGCTCCTTGCAGACTATTTAAATGAAAAGGAATACGGTCAAGTCGGGCGCATTAAAAAAGTAAACGGCCAAATGGCCGAAGCGCTCATGGAAAAAGGATTTATTCCGGTTATCGCACCCCTCTCGATGACGGATGGCTGTGAGACCTTGAATGTGAACGCCGATTTGGCGGCGTCGGCTGTTGCGGCAGCCTTGCGCGCTGACAAATTGATGTTTGTGACAGATGTCAAAGGAATTATGAAAAACGAAGAAATGCTGAAAGAGCTGACGCCCGAAGACATCGAAAGCCTGATTGCTGAAGGCGTGATCTCGGGAGGCATGATACCAAAAGTGCATTCCGCAAAAGAGGCTCTTACAGATGAAGTGGAAGAAGTAATGATCGTAAGCGGGAAAGGATCTTTCCTGACGAAAGACGATTTCATCGGCACGAAAATCATCAAACAAAAGGAGGCCGTATCGTGA
- a CDS encoding acetylornithine transaminase, with amino-acid sequence MSHLFQTYSRWNINIKKAKGTIVQDEKGNAYLDFVQGIAVCNLGHCPDSVTAALKKQLDDVWHVSNLFQNELQEKVAQLLAKNSAGDLVFFCNSGAEANEGAVKLARKHTKKTKIVTFQQSFHGRTYAGMAATGQEKIKHGFGPMLEGFHYLPYNEPKAFAELQDEKDIAAVMLEPIQGEGGVIPASREFLQSVQDFCRDKQALLIIDEVQTGIGRTGKAFGYEHEGLSPDIVTVAKGLGSGFPVGAVIGKKELSEAFSPGSHGTTFGGNMLAMAAANATLETIFDRSFLEEVSAKGAFLHQQLKDKLQFPLVKDIRGKGLIAGIECKEPVQPLIEALQKEGLLVLPAGPNVIRLLPPLTVAKSEIKAAVEKLKDVMANHSAVKQ; translated from the coding sequence GTGAGTCACTTATTTCAAACGTACAGCCGCTGGAATATCAATATTAAAAAAGCGAAAGGCACGATCGTCCAGGATGAGAAGGGGAACGCCTATCTCGATTTCGTCCAGGGAATCGCGGTCTGCAATCTCGGGCATTGCCCCGATTCAGTAACGGCTGCTCTCAAAAAACAGCTTGACGATGTCTGGCATGTTTCCAATTTGTTTCAAAATGAGCTTCAAGAAAAGGTTGCACAGCTCCTTGCCAAAAACAGTGCAGGCGATCTCGTCTTCTTTTGCAACAGCGGGGCGGAAGCGAATGAAGGGGCGGTGAAGCTTGCGCGAAAACATACGAAAAAAACAAAAATCGTAACCTTTCAGCAATCGTTCCACGGGCGCACGTATGCGGGAATGGCTGCAACCGGACAGGAAAAGATCAAGCACGGATTCGGACCGATGCTTGAAGGATTCCATTACCTCCCTTACAACGAGCCGAAAGCATTTGCCGAATTGCAGGACGAAAAAGATATCGCGGCGGTCATGCTGGAGCCGATTCAAGGCGAAGGCGGCGTCATCCCGGCGAGCAGAGAATTTCTGCAGAGCGTTCAAGACTTTTGCCGAGATAAGCAGGCTCTCCTTATCATTGATGAAGTTCAAACCGGAATCGGCCGCACCGGTAAAGCATTCGGATATGAACACGAAGGGCTGTCACCCGATATCGTCACCGTTGCGAAAGGGCTGGGCAGCGGTTTTCCGGTCGGAGCGGTCATCGGCAAAAAAGAGCTCTCAGAAGCGTTTTCGCCGGGCTCCCACGGCACGACATTCGGAGGGAACATGCTTGCGATGGCTGCGGCAAATGCCACGTTGGAGACCATTTTTGACAGAAGCTTTCTTGAAGAAGTGAGCGCCAAAGGAGCATTTTTGCATCAACAGCTGAAAGATAAGCTCCAATTTCCGCTTGTGAAAGATATCCGCGGGAAAGGGCTGATCGCCGGAATCGAGTGCAAAGAACCCGTGCAGCCGCTGATCGAAGCGCTTCAAAAAGAAGGCCTGCTCGTTCTTCCTGCGGGTCCGAACGTCATCAGGCTTCTGCCGCCGTTGACGGTTGCGAAAAGCGAAATCAAAGCGGCCGTGGAGAAGCTGAAAGATGTCATGGCAAATCATTCTGCTGTAAAGCAGTAA